A genomic window from Lycium barbarum isolate Lr01 chromosome 4, ASM1917538v2, whole genome shotgun sequence includes:
- the LOC132635457 gene encoding ABC transporter G family member 14 translates to MPLHCVGPKSENFGTELMAAPPNSSKPEMNSESFLQRALFPITLKFEEVVYKIKQETEGMCCGGPSSTKEKTILNGVTGIVCPGEMLAMLGPSGSGKTTLLTALGGRLSGKLSGKITYNTQPFSGATKRRTGFVAQDDVLYPHLTVAETLLFTALLRLPQSLSREEKERHVEHVIAELGLNKCRNSMIGGPLFRGISGGEKKRVSIGQEMLINPSLLLLDEPTSGLDSTTALRILTTVKRLADGGRTVITTIHQPSSRLYHMFDKVVLLSEGCPIYYGPASTALEYFSSVGFSTSITINPADLLLDLANGIGPDSKHAIEQGENTEQEKKSVREALISAYDKNISTRLKTELCSLDTNNYSYTKDVSTRNGVQSEHWCTSWGYQFKVLLLRGLKERRYETFNKLRIFQVVSVAFLAGLLWWHTPTSHIEDRIAMIFFFAVFWGFYPLYNAVFTFPQERRMLIKERSSGMYRLSSYFLAKTVGDLPLELALPTAFTFILYWMGGLKANPATFILSLLVVLYSVLVSQSLGLAYGAMLMDVKQATTLASVTTLVFLIAGGYYIQQIPPFVVWLKYLSYSFYCYKLLLGVQYNDNDVYECSKGVYCQVADFPAIKSVGLNNMWMDVFIMALMLVGYRLIAYLALNRVR, encoded by the exons ATGCCTCTTCACTGCGTAGGACCAAAGTCAGAAAATTTTGGCACAGAATTGATGGCAGCTCCGCCTAATTCGTCGAAGCCAGAGATGAACTCAGAGTCCTTTCTACAAAGGGCCTTGTTTCCAATTACTTTGAAG TTTGAAGAGGTTGTCTACAAGATTAAGCAAGAAACAGAAGGAATGTGTTGTGGAGGACCATCAAGCACAAAAGAAAAGACTATACTAAATGGAGTGACTGGTATTGTTTGCCCAGGGGAGATGCTAGCAATGTTAGGTCCATCAGGTAGTGGGAAAACTACTCTCCTAACAGCTTTAGGAGGCCGTCTATCTGGCAAACTATCAGGCAAAATTACATACAATACCCAGCCATTTTCTGGAGCTACCAAACGTCGTACTGGATTCGTGGCACAAGACGATGTCCTATATCCTCATCTAACTGTAGCAGAAACTCTCCTCTTCACAGCTCTGTTAAGGCTTCCCCAAAGCCTAAGCAGAGAGGAAAAAGAAAGGCATGTGGAGCATGTTATCGCCGAGCTTGGGTTAAACAAGTGCCGAAACAGCATGATAGGAGGACCATTATTTAGAGGGATATCAGGTGGGGAGAAAAAAAGAGTGAGTATTGGTCAAGAAATGCTAATTAACCCGAGTTTACTACTGCTAGATGAGCCTACTTCTGGTTTGGATTCTACTACAGCTCTGAGGATTCTAACTACAGTTAAGCGCCTAGCAGACGGCGGCAGAACTGTGATTACTACAATCCACCAGCCATCAAGCAGACTCTACCATATGTTTGATAAAGTAGTCTTGCTATCTGAGGGCTGCCCTATCTACTATGGTCCTGCATCAACCGCCCTCGAGTATTTCTCCTCTGTTGGTTTTTCCACATCCATCACTATCAATCCCGCTGATCTCTTGCTTGATCTTGCCAATG GAATTGGACCTGACTCCAAGCATGCAATTGAGCAAGGTGAAAATACTGAACAGGAGAAGAAATCTGTGAGAGAAGCTCTAATCTCTGCTTATGACAAGAACATTTCGACAAGGTTGAAAACTGAGCTATGCAGTTTAGACACCAACAATTACAGTTACACAAAGGATGTTTCAACAA GAAATGGTGTGCAGTCAGAGCACTGGTGCACGAGTTGGGGCTATCAATTTAAGGTGCTGCTACTAAGGGGGCTGAAGGAACGAAGATACGAGACCTTCAACAAGCTTAGAATCTTCCAAGTTGTCAGTGTAGCATTTCTTGCCGGACTGTTATGGTGGCACACTCCAACATCTCACATTGAAGACAGA ATTGCAATGATATTCTTCTTCGCGGTATTTTGGGGCTTCTATCCACTCTACAATGCAGTTTTCACATTTCCCCAAGAAAGAAGGATGCTCATCAAAGAGAGGTCATCAGGAATGTACCGGCTCTCATCATATTTTCTAGCTAAAACTGTTGGGGATCTGCCCTTGGAACTAGCACTACCAACAGCATTTACCTTCATCCTTTACTGGATGGGTGGTCTCAAAGCTAACCCTGCCACGTTCATCCTATCTCTTCTAGTAGTCCTTTACAGCGTACTCGTTTCTCAGAGTCTCGGTCTAGCTTATGGTGCCATGCTCATGGATGTGAAACAGGCCACTACCTTAGCATCGGTCACAACTTTAGTCTTCCTAATTGCTGGGGGATATTACATTCAGCAAATTCCTCCTTTCGTAGTGTGGTTGAAGTATCTGAGCTACAGCTTCTACTGCTACAAGTTGCTTCTAGGAGTACAATACAATGACAACGATGTTTACGAGTGTTCAAAAGGTGTATATTGCCAGGTTGCAGATTTTCCAGCCATAAAATCAGTAGGCTTGAACAATATGTGGATGGATGTATTCATCATGGCTCTAATGTTAGTGGGATACCGGCTTATTGCTTATCTAGCACTCAATCGTGTACGATGA